The Candidatus Methylacidiphilales bacterium genome window below encodes:
- a CDS encoding PIN domain-containing protein — MISALDTSVLLDVFLPDPLFLQNSRQAIEEAALDGQLVICEPVYAELASQFSSASRFDSVLEEIGIEVESVGRSGAFLAGQAFKAYRKAGGKRERIITDFLIGGHAQSRAGCLVTRDRGFYRKYFKGLVILDPSQRG, encoded by the coding sequence ATGATCAGCGCCTTGGACACCTCGGTTTTGCTGGATGTTTTTTTGCCCGACCCCTTGTTTCTTCAAAACTCCCGGCAGGCGATTGAAGAGGCGGCCTTGGACGGGCAACTTGTCATTTGCGAGCCTGTTTATGCGGAGCTGGCATCGCAATTTTCCTCGGCATCCAGGTTCGATTCCGTGCTGGAAGAAATTGGGATTGAGGTGGAATCCGTGGGTCGGAGCGGCGCGTTTTTGGCTGGGCAGGCGTTCAAGGCCTACCGCAAGGCGGGAGGCAAACGAGAAAGGATCATCACCGATTTTTTGATAGGAGGTCACGCGCAGAGCCGCGCCGGCTGTTTGGTTACCCGCGACCGCGGGTTTTACCGGAAATACTTCAAAGGACTTGTGATTCTTGATCCATCCCAGCGTGGTTGA
- a CDS encoding AbrB/MazE/SpoVT family DNA-binding domain-containing protein: MKVGERGQITIPIELRQRHGLKPLTEVEVVEENHRLVLRKKRSGCGIERFEGILKGGGKRTNSLIEDLRGR, translated from the coding sequence ATGAAAGTAGGAGAACGTGGTCAGATTACGATTCCCATCGAGCTGCGCCAGCGTCACGGGCTCAAACCCCTCACGGAAGTGGAGGTGGTGGAGGAAAACCACCGCCTGGTGTTGCGTAAAAAGCGTTCCGGCTGCGGGATTGAACGGTTTGAGGGCATCCTGAAGGGCGGGGGGAAGCGGACCAATAGCCTGATCGAGGATCTGCGTGGAAGATGA